From Citricoccus sp. SGAir0253, a single genomic window includes:
- a CDS encoding 3-oxoacid CoA-transferase subunit A, which translates to MLEFVDTAAEAVSRITDGATVLIGGFGNAGQPMELIDALMESGATGLTVVNNNAGQADAGLALLIKERRVAKIICSFPRQSDSWHFDEAYRAGEIELELVPQGNLAERMRAAGAGIGGFFTPTGYGTQLAEGKEVREIDGKHYVLESPIRGDFALIKAYAADPYGNLVYRKTARNFGPVMATAAAHTIVQVDEVLDEPINPEHVVTPGIYVDTVVGIPTESGVKEREEREALAAGKPKPCLATKTAAELAAEK; encoded by the coding sequence ATGCTTGAGTTCGTGGACACGGCCGCCGAGGCCGTCTCCCGGATCACCGACGGCGCCACGGTGCTGATCGGTGGATTCGGCAACGCCGGCCAGCCGATGGAGCTGATCGACGCGCTGATGGAGTCCGGCGCCACCGGGCTGACCGTGGTGAACAACAACGCCGGCCAGGCCGACGCCGGGCTGGCCCTGCTGATCAAGGAGCGGCGGGTCGCGAAGATCATCTGCTCCTTCCCGCGCCAGTCGGACTCGTGGCACTTCGACGAGGCCTACCGCGCCGGGGAGATCGAGCTCGAGCTCGTCCCGCAGGGCAACCTGGCCGAGCGCATGCGCGCCGCCGGGGCCGGCATCGGCGGCTTCTTCACCCCCACCGGCTACGGCACGCAGCTGGCCGAGGGCAAGGAGGTGCGCGAGATCGACGGCAAGCACTACGTGCTGGAGTCCCCGATCCGCGGCGACTTCGCCCTCATCAAGGCCTACGCCGCCGACCCGTACGGCAACCTGGTCTACCGCAAGACCGCCCGCAACTTCGGCCCGGTCATGGCCACGGCCGCCGCGCACACGATCGTGCAGGTGGACGAGGTCCTCGACGAGCCGATCAACCCGGAGCACGTGGTGACCCCGGGCATCTACGTCGACACGGTCGTGGGGATCCCCACCGAGTCGGGCGTGAAGGAGCGCGAGGAGCGCGAGGCCCTGGCCGCCGGGAAGCCCAAGCCCTGCCTGGCCACCAAGACCGCGGCCGAGCTGGCCGCCGAGAAGTGA
- the pcaC gene encoding 4-carboxymuconolactone decarboxylase: MSENTRPIGHDMTATSQEVLDAGMAVRREVLGNAHVDRAEERKDETTEDFQNLITRYAWGTIWTRPGLDRRMRSAVTISAMVSGGYWEEAAMHLRAALRNGLSREEIKEILLQTAIYSSVPAANIAFKLAQEVFAQVDEDLAAGKEL; encoded by the coding sequence ATGAGCGAGAACACCCGGCCCATCGGCCACGACATGACGGCCACGAGCCAGGAGGTCCTCGACGCCGGCATGGCCGTGCGCCGCGAGGTGCTCGGCAACGCCCACGTGGACCGGGCGGAGGAGAGGAAGGACGAGACCACCGAGGACTTCCAGAACCTCATCACGCGCTACGCCTGGGGCACCATCTGGACCCGCCCGGGCCTGGACCGGCGGATGCGCTCGGCGGTCACCATCTCCGCGATGGTCTCCGGGGGATACTGGGAGGAGGCGGCCATGCACCTCCGCGCCGCCCTGCGCAACGGCCTGAGCCGCGAGGAGATCAAGGAGATCCTGCTGCAGACCGCCATCTACTCCTCCGTCCCCGCGGCCAACATCGCGTTCAAGCTCGCCCAGGAGGTCTTCGCCCAGGTGGACGAGGACCTCGCCGCCGGCAAGGAGCTCTAG
- a CDS encoding glycerophosphodiester phosphodiesterase family protein, whose amino-acid sequence MTQNPTARRRPVLRAAAAGAATAAALSAAVLAPSATAAPAPEDAPVLIGHRGAAGTAPENTVAAFEDGVASGADFFEIDVQLSADGVPFLFHDNTPARTTNVAEVFPGREDDPITSFTWDELQQLDAGSYFSEEYAGERIPHLDDAAEVATRNTGVFIEIKSPVNSPGIEQVVADALAEDAEWSELVEAGKIEVLGFDEASNQRFAEIAPDVPLQQLVGTVPDAATLERYATFADAFGTNYRTLDEAGAERVRDAGLGLGVYTVNSTEAYDEAAALGVDRITGDFPIQFSRYERGLKVFPQNTGVQVADSVNDVPGADLQPETGEHVVLENTGNHAVDVSGWILRDAANNVLEIGEGYELEAGERLRVYTGPGADAEDAYYNGGTANVLNNGGDSVALWTDDAQLQDTFAN is encoded by the coding sequence ATGACGCAGAACCCCACCGCCCGCCGTCGCCCCGTCCTGCGCGCCGCGGCCGCCGGGGCCGCCACCGCCGCCGCCCTGTCCGCCGCCGTCCTGGCCCCGTCCGCGACCGCCGCCCCGGCGCCGGAGGACGCCCCCGTGCTGATCGGGCACCGCGGGGCCGCCGGCACCGCCCCGGAGAACACCGTCGCCGCCTTCGAGGACGGCGTGGCCTCCGGCGCCGACTTCTTCGAGATCGACGTGCAGCTGTCCGCGGACGGCGTGCCGTTCCTGTTCCACGACAACACCCCCGCGCGCACCACGAACGTGGCCGAGGTGTTCCCCGGCCGCGAGGACGACCCCATCACGTCCTTCACGTGGGACGAGCTGCAGCAGCTGGACGCCGGCTCCTACTTCTCCGAGGAGTACGCGGGCGAGCGGATCCCGCACCTGGACGACGCCGCCGAGGTCGCCACCCGCAACACCGGCGTGTTCATCGAGATCAAGTCCCCGGTGAACTCCCCGGGCATCGAGCAGGTCGTGGCGGACGCCCTCGCCGAGGACGCGGAGTGGTCCGAGCTGGTCGAGGCCGGCAAGATCGAGGTGCTCGGCTTCGACGAGGCCTCCAACCAGCGCTTCGCCGAGATCGCTCCGGACGTGCCGCTGCAGCAGCTCGTGGGCACCGTGCCGGACGCCGCCACCCTGGAGCGCTACGCCACCTTCGCCGACGCCTTCGGTACGAACTACCGCACCCTCGACGAGGCCGGGGCCGAGCGGGTCAGGGACGCCGGCCTGGGCCTGGGCGTCTACACCGTGAACTCCACCGAGGCCTACGACGAGGCCGCCGCGCTGGGCGTGGACCGCATCACCGGTGACTTCCCGATCCAGTTCTCCCGCTACGAGCGGGGCCTGAAGGTCTTCCCGCAGAACACCGGCGTGCAGGTGGCCGACTCCGTCAACGATGTCCCGGGCGCCGACCTGCAGCCGGAGACCGGCGAGCACGTGGTGCTGGAGAACACCGGCAACCACGCCGTGGACGTCTCCGGCTGGATCCTGCGGGACGCCGCCAACAACGTGCTGGAGATCGGCGAGGGCTACGAGCTCGAGGCCGGCGAGCGGCTGCGCGTCTACACCGGCCCGGGCGCGGACGCCGAGGACGCCTACTACAACGGCGGCACCGCCAACGTCCTGAACAACGGCGGGGACTCCGTGGCGCTGTGGACGGACGACGCCCAGCTCCAGGACACCTTCGCCAACTGA
- the pcaG gene encoding protocatechuate 3,4-dioxygenase subunit alpha, whose protein sequence is MRIDQNQLDAARSGEEGLVPTPGQTIGPFFGYADGYEQVHLPFRDGNHLVNPARPDAVRLTGTVYDGNGDPIPDAMLEIWQADAEGNIPQETGSLVRDGWTFTGWGRATVDNVGTYTFSTVNPGPTEEGKAAFIHLVVFARGLLNKLHTRIYLPEDTEALEKDALLSSVDADRRGTLIAERQADGSLLFDVHLQGEKETVFLQFPGIEYPDHA, encoded by the coding sequence ATGCGCATTGATCAGAACCAGCTGGACGCGGCCCGCTCCGGCGAGGAGGGGCTCGTCCCCACCCCGGGCCAGACCATCGGCCCGTTCTTCGGGTACGCCGACGGCTACGAGCAGGTCCACCTGCCGTTCCGCGACGGCAACCACCTGGTGAACCCGGCCCGCCCGGATGCCGTGCGCCTGACCGGCACGGTGTACGACGGCAACGGGGACCCGATCCCGGACGCCATGCTGGAGATCTGGCAGGCGGACGCCGAGGGCAACATCCCGCAGGAGACCGGCTCGCTCGTGCGGGACGGCTGGACCTTCACCGGCTGGGGCCGGGCCACCGTGGACAACGTGGGCACCTACACGTTCTCCACCGTGAACCCGGGGCCGACCGAGGAGGGCAAGGCGGCGTTCATCCACCTCGTGGTCTTCGCCCGCGGCCTGTTGAACAAGTTGCACACCCGCATCTACCTGCCGGAGGACACCGAGGCCCTCGAGAAGGACGCGCTGCTGTCCTCCGTGGACGCCGACCGCCGCGGCACGCTGATCGCCGAGCGCCAGGCCGACGGCAGCCTGCTGTTCGACGTGCACCTGCAGGGCGAGAAGGAGACCGTGTTCCTGCAGTTCCCGGGCATCGAGTACCCGGACCACGCCTGA
- a CDS encoding MFS transporter, with translation MTTVSPTPTATAADLGALDPALRRREARRVIASSYLGSTIEFYDFLLYAAASAVVFPAVFFSGLDPLTGTIAAYGTFAAGYLARPLGGAVFGHFGDRLGRKRMLVLSMLIMGVASTLIGLVPGAATIGGWGAVILVLLRVCQGIAVGGEWGGAALMALEHSESGKRGFAASFTNAGAPTGAALGTFVLGTFSALLPQDQFLAWGWRVPFLLSFVLLVVGMVIRARVSESPVFAAAVAQAEAEDARTGARRRLPLLQVLRRPRALLLTMFGGASGFGLQVLLSTFSVGYATEAGAARSDVLYAFAVASIVSIAFVVGFGHVSDRFGRRPVMIAGLVLFVLFLTPFFAMLRSGNWFVLLLAFTIALGLHGMLYGPLAAFISEQFGTTARYTGASLGYQLATLLGAGFTPTILATLYAGPGQGTSVVPVIGFLAGLALVSVVAIALTRESKDLDLATHEH, from the coding sequence ATGACCACCGTGTCCCCCACCCCGACCGCGACCGCGGCGGACCTCGGCGCGCTCGACCCGGCGCTGAGGCGCCGCGAGGCGCGCCGCGTCATCGCGTCCAGCTACCTGGGCTCGACGATCGAGTTCTACGACTTCCTGCTCTACGCGGCCGCCTCGGCCGTCGTGTTCCCCGCCGTCTTCTTCTCGGGGCTGGACCCCCTGACCGGCACGATCGCCGCCTACGGCACCTTCGCCGCCGGCTACCTCGCCCGTCCGCTCGGCGGCGCGGTGTTCGGCCACTTCGGGGACCGGCTGGGGCGCAAGAGGATGCTCGTGCTGTCCATGCTCATCATGGGCGTGGCCTCCACGCTCATCGGCCTGGTGCCCGGCGCGGCCACGATCGGCGGCTGGGGCGCGGTCATCCTCGTGCTGCTGCGCGTGTGCCAGGGCATCGCCGTGGGCGGCGAGTGGGGCGGCGCCGCGCTCATGGCACTCGAGCACTCGGAATCCGGCAAGCGCGGCTTCGCCGCCTCCTTCACGAACGCCGGCGCCCCGACCGGCGCGGCCCTCGGCACGTTCGTGCTCGGCACCTTCTCCGCACTGCTCCCCCAGGACCAGTTCCTCGCGTGGGGCTGGCGCGTGCCGTTCCTGCTGTCCTTCGTGCTGCTCGTGGTGGGCATGGTCATCCGCGCGCGGGTCAGCGAGTCCCCCGTGTTCGCCGCGGCCGTGGCGCAGGCCGAGGCCGAGGACGCCCGCACGGGCGCACGGCGCAGGCTGCCGCTGCTGCAGGTGCTCCGCCGGCCGCGGGCCCTGCTGCTGACCATGTTCGGCGGGGCCTCCGGCTTCGGCCTGCAGGTGCTGCTGTCCACCTTCTCCGTCGGCTACGCCACCGAGGCCGGCGCCGCCCGCTCGGACGTGCTCTACGCGTTCGCGGTGGCCTCCATCGTCTCCATCGCCTTCGTCGTGGGCTTCGGCCACGTCTCGGACCGGTTCGGCCGCCGGCCGGTGATGATCGCCGGACTCGTGCTGTTCGTCCTCTTCCTCACCCCGTTCTTCGCGATGCTGCGCTCCGGGAACTGGTTCGTGCTGCTGCTGGCCTTCACGATCGCCCTGGGCCTGCACGGGATGCTCTACGGCCCGCTCGCGGCGTTCATCTCCGAGCAGTTCGGCACCACCGCCCGCTACACCGGGGCCTCCCTGGGCTACCAGCTGGCCACGCTGCTCGGCGCCGGGTTCACCCCGACCATCCTCGCCACGCTCTACGCCGGCCCCGGACAGGGCACCTCCGTGGTCCCCGTCATCGGGTTCCTGGCCGGCCTGGCCCTGGTCTCCGTGGTCGCGATCGCGCTGACGCGCGAGTCCAAGGACCTCGACCTCGCCACGCACGAGCACTGA
- a CDS encoding alpha/beta fold hydrolase, with protein sequence MSTPEITAIRLSGDGEDTPEKDVLFVGAGLGTGVQALWGEAATDLADRFQVIGWDLPGHGQSPAHTEPLSIADLADAVADLVRAQHTAGTIPAGSKVYYAGVSVNGEVALQLGLDHGELFDGIAVVCSGAKIGQPQAWRERAEFVAKAGTPSMVAGSAERWFAPGFIEKHPERTTRLLHTLQEADRFSYARICEALADFDVRERLGEISTPILALNGAVDEVCPPEVAEQTAAGVQHGTAVVLEHVAHQAPAEDPEGTARVLKEHFGADRAR encoded by the coding sequence GTGAGCACACCCGAGATCACCGCCATCCGCCTGAGCGGGGACGGGGAGGACACCCCGGAGAAGGACGTCCTGTTCGTGGGCGCCGGACTGGGCACGGGCGTCCAGGCCCTGTGGGGCGAGGCCGCCACGGATCTCGCCGACCGCTTCCAGGTCATCGGCTGGGACCTGCCCGGGCACGGCCAGTCCCCGGCGCACACGGAGCCGCTGTCGATCGCGGACCTGGCGGACGCCGTCGCGGACCTCGTGCGCGCCCAGCACACCGCCGGGACCATCCCGGCCGGCTCGAAGGTCTACTACGCCGGGGTCTCCGTCAACGGCGAGGTGGCCCTGCAGCTGGGGCTGGACCACGGCGAGCTGTTCGACGGCATCGCCGTGGTCTGCTCGGGGGCGAAGATCGGCCAGCCGCAGGCCTGGCGGGAGCGCGCCGAGTTCGTGGCGAAGGCCGGCACCCCGTCCATGGTCGCCGGCTCGGCCGAGCGCTGGTTCGCCCCGGGCTTCATCGAGAAGCACCCCGAGCGCACCACGCGCCTGCTGCACACCCTCCAGGAGGCGGACCGCTTCTCCTACGCGCGGATCTGCGAGGCCCTCGCGGACTTCGACGTGCGCGAGCGCCTCGGCGAGATCTCCACGCCGATCCTGGCCCTGAACGGCGCCGTGGACGAAGTCTGCCCGCCGGAGGTCGCCGAGCAGACCGCCGCGGGCGTCCAGCACGGCACCGCCGTGGTGCTGGAGCACGTGGCGCACCAGGCCCCCGCCGAGGACCCCGAGGGCACCGCGCGGGTCCTCAAGGAGCACTTCGGCGCCGACCGGGCCCGCTGA
- a CDS encoding lyase family protein: MTDPAVLPETPAAPLPDAPGGTAPESLTVRALEADAGLLDPLSAGTTAAARSSDAAYLRNLLEVEAAWTAVLAEAGMTTAAHARAAAAAADPALYDLAALAHAGQSGGNPLIPALKAMRARAAEAAAAATPASSGEAGPGIDAGAGIHVGATSQDIMDTAMMRMSAQVAATVLADLRAAVAALAELATRHRDTPMVARSLAQHSLPSTFGLRAAGWLAALVQAGERLEAATAAPPLQWGGAAGTMAALAGRVERAHRAGTLDAGTDVFALVERLAGRLGLSAPAGPWHTNRMPVTGIAAALADVAAACGKIANDVLLSARIENGELGEPLAAGRGGSSAMPHKQNPVLSVLVHSGALAAPGALAQVLTAAGAANEERPDGGWHAEWPALRQLMRLAGGAAARTDELVSGLRVNTGRMAENLHRVGPLLVSERLMAELAPVLQEQAGGAPGSGKARLQAIVDRSLAGGPDEPDFRTLLREELPASVTDEQLDGLLDPANYTGEAGALVDRIVAAAGPFLAAPSRGTAGPAAGAD, translated from the coding sequence ATGACCGATCCCGCCGTGCTGCCGGAGACCCCCGCCGCCCCCCTGCCGGACGCCCCCGGCGGGACCGCGCCGGAGTCCCTCACCGTGCGGGCCCTGGAGGCCGACGCCGGGCTGCTGGACCCGCTGTCCGCGGGCACCACCGCGGCGGCCCGGTCCTCGGACGCCGCCTACCTGCGGAACCTGCTCGAGGTCGAGGCCGCGTGGACCGCGGTGCTCGCCGAGGCCGGGATGACGACGGCGGCGCACGCGCGCGCCGCGGCCGCGGCCGCGGACCCCGCGCTCTACGACCTGGCCGCGCTCGCCCACGCCGGGCAGTCCGGCGGCAACCCGCTGATCCCGGCCCTGAAGGCGATGCGGGCCCGCGCGGCCGAGGCGGCCGCGGCCGCGACTCCGGCCTCGTCGGGCGAGGCCGGCCCGGGGATCGACGCCGGCGCCGGGATCCACGTCGGGGCCACGAGCCAGGACATCATGGACACCGCCATGATGCGGATGTCCGCCCAGGTGGCCGCGACCGTGCTCGCGGACCTGCGCGCCGCCGTCGCCGCCCTGGCGGAGCTGGCCACGCGCCACCGGGACACCCCCATGGTGGCCCGGTCCCTGGCCCAGCACTCCCTGCCCTCCACGTTCGGGCTGCGCGCCGCCGGCTGGCTGGCCGCCCTGGTCCAGGCGGGGGAGCGGCTCGAGGCCGCCACCGCCGCGCCGCCCCTCCAGTGGGGCGGGGCCGCCGGCACCATGGCCGCCCTCGCCGGCCGCGTGGAGAGGGCCCACCGCGCCGGGACCCTCGACGCCGGCACGGACGTGTTCGCCCTCGTGGAGCGCCTCGCCGGCCGGCTCGGGCTGTCCGCCCCCGCCGGGCCCTGGCACACCAACCGCATGCCCGTCACGGGGATCGCCGCGGCCCTGGCCGACGTGGCGGCCGCGTGCGGGAAGATCGCCAACGACGTGCTGCTCTCCGCCCGGATCGAGAACGGCGAGCTCGGCGAGCCGCTCGCCGCCGGCCGCGGCGGGTCCTCCGCGATGCCGCACAAGCAGAACCCCGTGCTCTCGGTGCTGGTCCACTCCGGCGCCCTCGCCGCCCCCGGGGCGCTGGCCCAGGTCCTCACCGCCGCGGGCGCCGCCAACGAGGAGCGTCCGGACGGCGGCTGGCACGCCGAGTGGCCGGCCCTGCGCCAGCTGATGCGCCTGGCCGGGGGCGCCGCCGCGCGCACCGACGAGCTCGTCTCCGGGCTGCGCGTGAACACCGGGCGGATGGCCGAGAACCTGCACCGGGTGGGGCCGCTGCTGGTCTCCGAGCGGCTCATGGCCGAGCTGGCCCCCGTCCTGCAGGAGCAGGCCGGCGGGGCGCCCGGCTCCGGCAAGGCGCGGCTGCAGGCGATCGTGGACCGCAGCCTCGCCGGCGGCCCGGACGAGCCCGACTTCCGCACCCTGCTGCGCGAGGAGCTGCCGGCGTCCGTGACGGACGAGCAGCTGGACGGACTGCTGGACCCGGCGAACTACACCGGCGAGGCCGGCGCGCTCGTGGACCGGATCGTCGCCGCGGCCGGTCCCTTCCTCGCGGCCCCCTCCCGCGGGACCGCCGGGCCCGCCGCCGGCGCCGACTGA
- a CDS encoding MarR family winged helix-turn-helix transcriptional regulator, with protein MTVRTEDEAGPGAPGRHAGAGTGSPGRPADVGSGTSAGAPAGTAADRLRGTRLAGQVQFLTARARSRGTGHANALLRRELELKVSHFSVLSLAASGVDPTQRELSEFLDLDPSQVVTLVDALEGRGLVERRTDPRDRRSRIIVATPEGRRVERRGNALTEASDREVLARLSHAERDVLRDLLTRIAF; from the coding sequence GTGACCGTGCGGACCGAGGACGAGGCCGGACCCGGGGCGCCCGGACGCCACGCCGGCGCCGGGACCGGCTCGCCCGGGCGCCCGGCCGACGTCGGGTCCGGCACCTCGGCCGGTGCGCCGGCCGGCACGGCGGCGGACCGGCTGCGGGGCACGCGGCTGGCGGGGCAGGTCCAGTTCCTCACCGCGCGGGCCCGGTCGCGCGGGACCGGCCACGCCAACGCGCTGCTGCGGCGCGAGCTGGAGCTGAAGGTCAGTCACTTCTCGGTGCTGTCCCTGGCGGCCAGCGGCGTGGACCCCACCCAGCGCGAGCTCAGCGAGTTCCTCGACCTCGACCCGAGCCAAGTGGTCACCCTCGTCGACGCCTTGGAGGGCCGCGGACTCGTGGAGCGCCGCACCGACCCGCGCGACCGGCGCTCGCGGATCATCGTCGCCACGCCGGAGGGCCGCCGGGTGGAGCGGCGCGGCAACGCCCTCACCGAGGCCTCGGACCGGGAGGTCCTCGCGCGGCTCTCCCACGCCGAGCGCGACGTGCTGCGCGACCTGCTCACGCGCATCGCGTTCTAG
- a CDS encoding thiolase family protein, producing MTAQTDAYIYDAVRTPFGKVGGALAKTRPDDLAAVVVRESVKRSPKLAGLLPDAPDTEGTGLDTDLARIDEVVFGNANGAGEENRNIARMATLLAGLPTSIPGTTVNRLCGSSLDAAIIASRQINTGEADVMLIGGVESMSRAPWVLPKTERPFPMHNLELANTTLGWRLVNRNMPKEWTVSLGEATEQLREKYGITRERMDEFAANSHQLAAKAWDEGKYANLTVAVPDVDLARDETIRPDSTPESLAGLRTVFRKENGMVTAGNSSPMNDGASAAWLGSDKAADILGLQPLARIAGRGAAANQPQYFGYAPVDAANKALERAGITWDDVAAVELNEAFAAQSLACTDAWGVDLSIVNTWGGAIAIGHPLGASGTRVLGTLARRLEESGERWGVAALCIGVGQGLAVVLENVNAR from the coding sequence ATGACTGCCCAGACTGACGCCTACATCTACGACGCCGTCCGCACCCCCTTCGGCAAGGTCGGCGGCGCGCTGGCCAAGACCCGCCCGGACGACCTGGCCGCCGTGGTGGTCCGCGAGTCCGTGAAGCGCTCCCCGAAGCTCGCCGGCCTGCTGCCGGACGCCCCGGACACCGAGGGCACGGGCCTGGACACCGACCTGGCGAGGATCGACGAGGTCGTCTTCGGCAACGCCAACGGCGCCGGCGAGGAGAACCGCAACATCGCCCGCATGGCCACCCTGCTGGCCGGGCTGCCGACCTCCATCCCCGGCACCACCGTGAACCGGCTGTGCGGGTCCTCCCTGGACGCGGCGATCATCGCCTCGCGCCAGATCAACACCGGCGAGGCCGATGTCATGCTCATCGGCGGCGTCGAGTCCATGTCCCGCGCCCCCTGGGTCCTGCCCAAGACCGAGCGCCCGTTCCCCATGCACAACCTCGAGCTGGCCAACACCACCCTCGGCTGGCGCCTGGTGAACCGCAACATGCCCAAGGAGTGGACGGTCTCCCTCGGCGAGGCCACCGAGCAGCTGCGCGAGAAGTACGGCATCACCCGCGAGCGGATGGACGAGTTCGCCGCGAACTCGCACCAGCTCGCCGCCAAGGCGTGGGACGAGGGCAAGTACGCCAATTTGACCGTGGCCGTGCCGGACGTGGACCTGGCCCGGGACGAGACCATCCGCCCGGACTCCACCCCCGAGTCCCTGGCCGGGCTGCGCACCGTGTTCCGCAAGGAGAACGGCATGGTCACCGCCGGCAACTCCTCGCCCATGAACGACGGCGCCTCCGCCGCCTGGCTCGGCTCGGACAAGGCTGCGGACATCCTGGGCCTGCAGCCGCTGGCGCGCATCGCCGGCCGCGGCGCCGCCGCCAACCAGCCGCAGTACTTCGGCTACGCCCCGGTGGACGCGGCGAACAAGGCCCTCGAGCGGGCGGGCATCACGTGGGACGACGTCGCCGCCGTCGAGCTCAACGAGGCCTTCGCCGCGCAGTCGCTGGCCTGCACCGACGCGTGGGGCGTGGACCTGTCCATCGTCAACACGTGGGGCGGGGCCATCGCGATCGGCCACCCGCTGGGCGCCTCCGGCACGCGCGTGCTGGGCACCCTGGCCCGCCGGCTCGAGGAGTCCGGAGAGCGCTGGGGCGTGGCCGCCCTGTGCATCGGCGTGGGCCAGGGCCTCGCCGTGGTGCTGGAGAACGTCAACGCCCGCTGA
- a CDS encoding 3-oxoacid CoA-transferase subunit B translates to MSEQTTETADVQAFRSTDTPLTQDQLAQVIAEDIAPGSFVNLGIGQPTTVSNYLSPEKKVTLHTENGMLGFGPQATGEQVDEDLINAGKIPVTELPGASYFHHADSFAMMRGGHLDVCVLGAYQVSATGDLANWSTGKPGAIPAVGGAMDLAIGAKDTYVMMDLFTKKGDPKLLPECTFPLTGVGCVSRIYADKGVFLLDPSGVVTVRELHGITFEELQEQHPGVRFEKAGA, encoded by the coding sequence ATGAGCGAGCAGACCACCGAGACTGCGGACGTCCAGGCGTTCCGCAGCACTGACACCCCGCTGACCCAGGACCAGCTGGCCCAGGTCATCGCCGAGGACATCGCGCCCGGCTCCTTCGTGAACCTGGGCATCGGCCAGCCGACCACCGTGTCCAACTACCTCTCCCCGGAGAAGAAGGTCACGCTGCACACCGAGAACGGCATGCTCGGCTTCGGCCCGCAGGCCACCGGCGAGCAGGTCGACGAGGACCTCATCAACGCCGGCAAGATCCCGGTGACCGAGCTGCCCGGCGCCAGCTACTTCCACCACGCCGACTCCTTCGCCATGATGCGCGGCGGCCACCTGGACGTGTGCGTGCTGGGGGCCTACCAGGTCTCCGCCACCGGCGACCTCGCCAACTGGTCCACCGGCAAGCCCGGCGCCATCCCGGCCGTGGGCGGCGCGATGGACCTGGCGATCGGCGCCAAGGACACCTACGTGATGATGGACCTGTTCACGAAGAAGGGCGACCCGAAGCTGCTGCCCGAGTGCACCTTCCCGCTGACCGGCGTGGGCTGCGTGTCCCGTATCTACGCGGACAAGGGCGTCTTCCTGCTGGATCCCTCCGGCGTGGTGACCGTGCGCGAGCTGCACGGCATCACCTTCGAGGAGCTCCAGGAGCAGCACCCCGGCGTGCGCTTCGAGAAGGCCGGCGCCTGA